tTTGCAACCATTACAAAATAGAAATCGAAAACGGACCTTTCTGTGGATGAAATGTCTGAGGCATTGCTGGTGGAATCCACACGACGATGGCTACTGCTCCGGTTTTGAGCAAATGACGAGAAAAATGAACCATGTGTTGGTTCATGTTGGTTAGCCCCGGCAGCAAGTTTCTTGTCACGCATAGACGATTCGTCAGAGCTGAAAATGGATTTCCTAGACTTCGACTTCTGTCACAGATAAAGATGTAGAAATTGAGCGAGGCAAAAACCAAATTGTCCTAAAGCCTGAAAAGTAATCTTAGATAGCATTTGGAAATTAAGGTTATCAAACTCGAGAGTTCAGCCAAACTGGTTGATCTTAGATAACCTTGTAAGAGTTTAAGAGTTAACTCGAGAGTTGATAACCTTGTTTAGAACACAACAATCGCAACATATGAGTAGATACCTTTAGTGAGATGAATTTCCTTGCTGCAGTCTCCCCCAACTTTTCATCACAAACAGGACAAACCTGAGATATGAATATTGATGCTTTTAGACagagaattcaaaatttaatataacttAATTTGCTGCATAATTGAATGTTTCCTAgttcattttttctttgttttcaagtacAAAAGTTGCTGCTAGAGTACTTGATTCTCATTCAATTGTGTTTAGGCAAGGATCTAAAATCTATACATTAACAAGTTATGACAATGATTATGGACAATTTACCAATCAATCAATGAAAAGTAGGAACATGGAACAAAGTCTAAACCAGCAATTACCAATCCTAAACACATACATAAAGGTCATACCATATTAGCTGGATCGAAGGTCTCCGAATTGCAGTGGGGTGTAGGAAAATCAAGCTCAAGATCACAGATGCGACAACGGATAAGAGATTGGGAATCGTCGTCCTCATCAGTGTAATTGAACACTGAAAATTCTTCTGTGTGATTCAAAATAGTATCAGTGTTAGCAGGCTACTTCCAGAAGACAAGAACCGCATTTCGCATGTTTTCGAGATGAAAAATATCAGTaggaaaaatgaatgaattCTATGTTATACACTGATGCAATTAAGATcaaaagaaaatccaagaagATGAAAAGCACAATGCTCACTCTCCTTGCACCCTAGAACTCTTTAGTGCGTGTTTGCAAGTTCTTATTTCGGAGGATGTAGGACAAGAATGGTAAAGGAAGAAAATTGGAGGTTAAGTAATAAGCTTCATTTCCCTTTTTCCATTGTTGAAAATGGTTGAAAATTAGAGAAATTTTGTgttcataaaattgatttacATGACAATTGACATAACTCAAGAATCTCAAAAACAAAGagagttttgttttgtttattccCCTCCCAAtttcacccttttcttttctcttcttttccatCCAAACACAGAACagaactaaactaaaactaaaagctTTGCATATAATTCAGGACATAGAATTCCCAGTCaagaaaatttaacaaataaaaaactatcAATCTGGCTTCATTTTTCAAACAACAAACATTTTCACCCACAAATGCAGACATGGGTTTAAGTCTTTATACATGTAAGAGTTCATTAGACCTAAGACACTCGTCGTCCTACTGGGTTAACCAGTgtcgaataaaaaaaaatcacacataatttaaaatcaataaaaacaaaacaactcAATTTCAGCATCACCAGAAAGggcatcatcgtcatcatcatcaaaatcaaaatcaaaattaaaattgcctccttcttctttgtttgttgCCTCAGAACCTCGAAGCCTAGGAGCTTCTTCATTAAGAAGAGCTTCCCAATTAACATTCTCAATCTCTCTAGCAATAAAAGAACTCATAAAATCATCATTCAGCAATGGAAAATCCAATGGAAGCATTTCAAGACTGTCCATAATGCCACCTTCACCAAAAGTAACACCATCACCACCACTCTCCAAGCTCTCTCTTTCGCGGTGAACCAGCATCACTCACTCTCTCTTTTGTGTGCTAATCTTACTATCAAATTGAGAGAGGATGACAAAACAGACCCTTCTGGAGGGACTATTTATCAtgcagaaaaaaatataaaaaaataaaaagaattaaatgaTCTTATTTAAGCATATCCTCTATATGGTAAGTGTTTACACATGGAAAGCTTCATATGGAAgcagttttaattttttttttaaatcatataataATGTGAAACATCCAAAATACAGAGAACCAAGAATTAAATTCACCCAATAAATTCAAGACAAAGAAATTATGGTTATCCTTAAAAAAAAGTCAACCtgcaattttcttttgtttccttcCTCATCATGATCCATGAAAATGTGGAGACTCTAAGAACAACTGAACAAGTAACGGTTACCAGCAAATTCAGGTccacttaatatttttttttttaaaatacacaaaacaagCATTAAAACAATGATTATCCTCGGAACATAATGCAACAATAAGGCCTAggaaattatttaacaaaaaatgagTGATGGGTGttcatagaatccaacaaagattgaAACTTTGTGCTATACAATGCAAACCCAAATGGTTTCACTTTGTGGGGTTTTCAGTTCATGAACAATAAGAGACATTCAAgttaagaaaaagagagaatgaaATATGAATGTATGTACCAGAGTGAAGATGTCTAGAAGGTTGGAAATGGTGGGAGGAAGAATGATGAATGGTGGAAGAAGCTCTGAAGTGAAGTAAATTCATGGTGGTAACAGTGAAagtagcttcttcttcttcttcttcttcttccaactttgaaagttattattattatcttcagCTTTTGTTATGGGGGGTTCATAGGttcatcataatcatcatcaaatcaacatcatcatcgtcaCCATGATCACTTCATAAGATGGAATGAATTTGGCGTCTGACACTAACTCAAACTCTTCTCTCTGACACACAAAGAAGATTGACACTTGATGATTGACATCTGCCACtttcaccattttttttaattttgtgtttATTCGCATTATTTGcctttttgtttattaaaatatataatttttagtattttactcTCTAATTCATTTTCCTCTGTTTTGGGAGTCAACTTAATTAGGGTTTAaccaatttttaaatattttgttttaagcATGACGGGTAAAtgacatatttaaataaattagagtttaaaattATCCAAATGCAATAAATAGAAATTGATTATATTTGTCTATTTGggtcgtgcatcaagtttatgtaAATCACTATAGGTTgaactattttaatatattgatttGAATATTTACATAACTATTTGATGAACCAAAAAACACACTTAAAAGACTTTTTGtcaataaattttatactttctattttgtttttctgatctttttctgtggtatataaaagttaaaaaaactatctttaaatttttaaatggtttatttttgttccaaaaatttttgaatagtttaattttatttattattaaatttgatataaatagttaataaaataaatgatgtgGATATTAATAACATTattgttaaattatatattatattttttcgtacgttaaaaaaaatataactaaaaccTTCTTATAATAAATAGACTTgtgcaacaaacaaagcataGTTTTTTTTACTATCTCAAATGTTATCTATAAATTAGTAAACACTACAAGGGTAATTTaacatattaaataaataagtcTCTATATTTACCACAATACACATTTTTCAAAATGgatatcaaaatatatttttttcataaactaTGTAAACCGCGACAGGGATTCTGCGGTTTACGAATTCACGTAATCCGCTACAGAAGTATCGCGATTTATGCTCGAAGCAACGCATCACATAATCCGCAGTAGGGATGTCGCGATTTATGTGTGTTATGCAAACATACAGAAACCGCTATAGGGGTCTAGCGTTTTATATTTTAGTGTGGACTTAGTTCATTTTTCATGGAGGATGGGTTTTTGGATGAAACTTTGGTTTGCATTTTTTATGTATGGCGCAACATAAGTTTGTGCTTTGATTTAATTGAAATTAGTCTTTTAAACTCAGAGAGTTACCAACAAAATTAGAAATACGAACAGTAAGTACAATTAAAACGGGAAGTACAATTTTATTTAACAGTAAGTACAACTAAAATAGGACAAGAAcacaaataagaaaagaaaaatgaaagctAATCATGACGACCTAATGACACCTATGCCTCGGCACTGGGGGCGGATCCTCGTTGAGGACAAGTCCTGCGAGTGTCCTGTCTGTCTGCATAGCCCACATCGATTCGGCCAACTAGTATCGGCCTCATCCATGGTGTTACGAATTTTTGTTGACCTCGATCGCCCTTCTCTAGCAGTCTCATGTTAGGATCAGGAACGATAGTAGGACCGGTGTACGGTGGCCACAGACCTTCTGGAATAGGGAGCAAAAATCCCATCCGGTATATGCTAAATACCTTAATCATGGTATACACCTCATGGACGTACGTAGCCAGTCTAACCAGAGCACAGTATGCAATCGCATGGCAGCATGGGTAATGGAGAGCTTGAAAGTACCCGCAGTCACAAGTGCGATCTCTGAGAAAAACCCGATATGTCATAAGCGAAAAGTTACCAGTAGGAGTCGTTTCACGAGCATCTGCCTTGCATCCTAACCCTTGAAACTGAGAGTAAAATTAGCTGCAACGTGTCGAATGCAATACGCTCGATATGCATGAGGCAGTTTCCAACCACTGTCTGGTGCCTCTAGTGCAACCTTAATGTCGTTGTGTCTGTCAGAGATCACCAGAATCCTTACTTGTGGGGTCACATGTTGACGCAAGTGGGATAAGAAAAAAGCCCACAACTCAGTATTCTCCTCCTCAACAAGTGCAAACGCAACTGGTAGTATATTCAAGTTTCCATCTTGTGCAATAGCCAGAAGCAAAGTCCCGCCATACTTTCCATACAAATGCGTACCGTCAATGCTGATTAGTGGCTTGTAATGTTTAAAAGCCTCAATGCATGGAGGGAATGTCCAGAAAAGTCGATGAAAGTACTCTGTAGAGTCATCAACTTCATCACTTACGCACACTGGAGAAGTCTTCAGCAAAGCTACGAAACCGTCCATCGTTGCTTGCATCTCAAGGATCCACCGAGGCAACTCGGCATACGACTCTTCTCAATCCCCATAAATATGTGCAACTGCCTTCTACTTTGCCTTCCACACCTTCTTATAACTAGGCCTAAATCCGTAGGTTGACTCAGTAGCTTCCTGCAATACCTTTATCGTAACCGCTGCATCCGCCCTAACCAACGGATAGATCCTCACACAAATCACGTGGTAATTGAGCTGGCGGTGGTCGTTCAAAATCGAAGTCGCCAAGCAAGTGTAGGCTTCATTGCACCTTCTAACCTCCCAGTTACCCTTGCACTGCCGAAGTGTCACGTAGATCATCCACGTGCAGCTGTTTCCAAACTCCTTACATCTCCCAACATATTTCAGATGATCTGATTCCATAACCCGATACTGAACTCCACGACGAATGCTATAATCCTTAACACTCATCACAACTTCTTCCCTAGTATGGAAAGATTGGCCAATCTGAAATTTTTCATAAGCATTGTTCTCGTGTAAATCCTTGGCCTCCGAAGGTGTGTGCCTCATCTGGTTGTTGACTCACTGCTTCCAAGTTCAGCTCGAGAAATGGGACAGTTGATGGTGGGACCCAGAACTGGATGACCCCTGAGGTGGTGGGGCCATCGGAGTCTCCTCCTTACTATCCCCCGATATGTGGTCGGGCTCATCGTCCGAATCATTTTCTCGCATCACGTTCTCAACGTGATTCGGCTCACCACTACCAATAAGACCAGTAATCAAACTAGGTGTTCTACCTGCCGGTGCTAGAACAAGTGGAGGTGCAGTTAAGAGACAACCGGCTGCAACGACAGGCATCGAAGTGGACGTACCCCCCACCGTCGTCGACTGGGGATTTGGCGCTAAAGCCCCTGAACTGTCAACACGGTCTTCCAACTTGGTAAACAACTCGTATATTCTCATCTCCGAAAAACTCCGCCAACAATGAAACAAGACCTCCATGTCTTCATCCGATCCTATCACAAATGTTTCATACTGCAAACCACTTGACACGATCGACATCAAAATCTTGTATAACACCTTCTTCACCAACTTAACCCCACAGAACCCTGCCTTCTACAATATGTTCCTCTTTAGATCCGACAAAGTATCAGTCGAACGGATAAACACGCTAAGTGGTTCTTTATCAGTGAACTTAACACCATGcctattactttttttttattttaccagaGCAGTGGACTAGAACCAACAAGCTCTCCTCACTATCCATTTGTGAAAGtgtaaaaattaaatgactaaCTCACATGCCCCACTATCTTTCTTGAGTGGTATATATAAGCAAATTTGACAAAGCATAAACCGCTAGATCCCTGTAGCGGTTTATGCACGTTTGCACAACACACTTAAACCCCAACACCCCTACCACGGATTATGTGATGCGTTGCTTCGAGCATAAACCGCGACACTCCTATAGCGGATTACGTACATTTGTAAACCGCAGGACTCCTGTCATGGTTTACAtagtttatgaaaaaaatgcATTTCGGTATCTATTTTGCAAATTGTGTATTGTGGTAAATATGGAGGCTTGTTTATTTAATATGATAAATTACCCATGTTACAATATGGAATAACTTTCTTAAAAACGAGTCCATCTACTACTGCAAGTGTAAAGATACAAAAGTGATGACCAAGTCGTCATTTCTTCTATAAATATCCcatcaatttcaaatatttttcaattttaattcacttaaatttgtctaaaatttTTGCTAATTTAAACAAATCATCATCTATTTGTGGATGTTGAACAGCTTCACCATCCCAGTAAATAAGTTAAAGCCTTTATTTAAAGAAGTCTGAACCTCATATCTAAACTTAAATCACTTTAGTAATTATACAAaagtaaaatatgtaaaaaaaaaattatacaaaagcAATACATATAAGGTGGGTTCTACGGTGGCATGGAGATAGGTGGCCAAGGATGGCTTATATTTGACCGTCCAATAGTCATATGACACCTGTGGAGTGGTCGGTGTATCCAATGAGTGTATTGTAGTGTGCTTGTGTGGTTTATCCTAGGGCGTTtgagagattttttttttctttgggtcAGGtggattcttttattttaaattttgaa
The genomic region above belongs to Arachis duranensis cultivar V14167 chromosome 3, aradu.V14167.gnm2.J7QH, whole genome shotgun sequence and contains:
- the LOC107478915 gene encoding uncharacterized protein LOC107478915 isoform X2, whose translation is MNLLHFRASSTIHHSSSHHFQPSRHLHSEEFSVFNYTDEDDDSQSLIRCRICDLELDFPTPHCNSETFDPANMVCPVCDEKLGETAARKFISLKKSKSRKSIFSSDESSMRDKKLAAGANQHEPTHGSFFSSFAQNRSSSHRRVDSTSNASDISSTESSVIGSPALTPAMTDDEENVEERRLRASFAQKLVLSTMI
- the LOC107478915 gene encoding uncharacterized protein LOC107478915 isoform X1, producing the protein MLVHRERESLESGGDGVTFGEGGIMDSLEMLPLDFPLLNDDFMSSFIAREIENVNWEALLNEEAPRLRGSEATNKEEGGNFNFDFDFDDDDDDALSEEFSVFNYTDEDDDSQSLIRCRICDLELDFPTPHCNSETFDPANMVCPVCDEKLGETAARKFISLKKSKSRKSIFSSDESSMRDKKLAAGANQHEPTHGSFFSSFAQNRSSSHRRVDSTSNASDISSTESSVIGSPALTPAMTDDEENVEERRLRASFAQKLVLSTMI